A single Arcobacter sp. FWKO B DNA region contains:
- the rsmD gene encoding 16S rRNA (guanine(966)-N(2))-methyltransferase RsmD — MHSNIIAGKYKGKKIELPSLEVTRSSKSILKGSLFDTLQQDVIDTIFIEGFGGSGSIGLEALSRGAKKAYFCEIDRNSYKILQKNIKNIDPQNSVSIFGDSFVTLPELLNKSSFSGDDVIIYLDPPFDFRDGMEEIYQKAFKMVESFENENIVLVVFEHYSKLQMPENMGNFIFLKTKKFGKSSLSYYTKK, encoded by the coding sequence ATGCATAGTAATATAATTGCAGGAAAATATAAAGGTAAAAAAATAGAATTACCATCTTTAGAAGTTACAAGAAGTTCTAAGTCTATACTTAAAGGCTCATTATTTGATACTTTACAGCAAGATGTAATTGATACTATATTTATAGAAGGTTTTGGTGGAAGTGGTTCAATAGGGCTTGAAGCATTAAGTCGTGGTGCAAAAAAAGCATATTTTTGTGAGATAGATAGGAATTCATATAAAATTTTACAAAAAAATATTAAAAATATTGATCCACAAAATTCAGTATCAATATTTGGCGATAGTTTTGTAACATTACCAGAATTGTTAAATAAGAGTAGTTTTTCTGGTGATGATGTTATTATATATCTTGATCCACCATTTGATTTTCGTGATGGAATGGAAGAAATTTATCAAAAAGCATTTAAGATGGTTGAGTCATTTGAAAATGAAAATATTGTATTGGTAGTTTTTGAACACTATTCAAAATTACAAATGCCAGAAAATATGGGGAACTTCATTTTTTTAAAAACAAAAAAATTTGGTAAGAGTTCGTTATCATATTATACAAAAAAATAA
- a CDS encoding ABC transporter permease, protein MFFFPFVYTVSPYELNPSAILLPPSFENPFGTDRLGRDIFARILVGGQTSLIIGFLSALIASMIGLIIGITAGYFRGKVDGAITIIIDLFLTFPTFFLLLALVSYMSASIFVLIVVISITGWMGMARLIRSESFAITNKPFIKILNLAKVSKSKIILKYYAPLLAPIFLVSFTFGVGGAILAESGLSFLGLGINPPQMSWGSLLSSGKEVMDIAPWVSFFPGLMIFLVTFCLIQISDYLQQKVNDK, encoded by the coding sequence ATGTTTTTTTTCCCGTTTGTTTATACGGTATCACCTTACGAATTAAATCCTAGTGCAATTTTACTTCCTCCATCATTTGAAAATCCTTTTGGTACAGATAGACTAGGCAGAGATATTTTTGCTAGAATTTTAGTAGGTGGACAAACATCACTTATAATAGGATTTTTAAGTGCTTTGATAGCATCGATGATAGGTCTGATAATTGGTATAACAGCTGGTTATTTTAGGGGTAAGGTTGATGGTGCTATTACTATTATTATTGATTTATTTTTAACATTTCCTACATTTTTCCTTTTATTGGCTTTGGTTAGTTATATGAGTGCATCAATATTTGTACTGATTGTAGTAATATCAATTACTGGATGGATGGGAATGGCAAGACTTATTAGAAGTGAAAGTTTTGCCATAACCAATAAACCGTTTATTAAAATTTTAAACCTTGCAAAAGTATCTAAATCAAAGATTATTTTAAAATACTATGCTCCATTGTTGGCACCAATCTTTTTGGTATCATTCACTTTTGGAGTAGGTGGGGCTATCTTAGCAGAATCTGGGCTTAGTTTTTTGGGGCTTGGAATAAATCCTCCACAAATGAGTTGGGGTAGTTTACTTAGTTCTGGAAAAGAGGTTATGGATATAGCACCATGGGTTAGTTTTTTCCCAGGGTTAATGATATTTTTAGTCACTTTTTGTCTAATTCAAATAAGTGATTATTTACAACAAAAAGTAAATGACAAATAA